Within Enterobacter sp. RHBSTW-00175, the genomic segment AGAATACAGGTTTGACGATCTTGAAAATCTGGTGCGTAAAGCCCGCATTGATTACGGCATTATCATCACTTTTGATACACCAGCCCAGCCGATGTTTATTCCTCTCTACGACCTGAAAAAAGGGGAAGCAGCAGCACCGCTTATCAAAGCGACAATATCGTACCCGAAACAAGGCCCCTTGCCTGAAATGCAAGGCACATTGCTGATTGTAAAACCTCATTTGCTGGAAAACATGGGGCTCGATACCGAACGCTACGCAAAACGACATGATGATTTTCCGCAGCAAACGACGGGCGATCAATTCTTTGATGAGGAGCAGTGGGAAGCCTACCATCAGCTAGGTTTGCAGGCGGGTAAAGCGATTACAAGGAATATGCTGTCATAGTAAAAAAAACGCGGCCCTAAGGCCGCGCAAACGGATAATCAAACTTACTTATTTTTCTTGGTATTACGGCCATATACCAGCCACGTGATCACAACGCAGGCGATATAGAATACGAGGAACACTTTCATTGCTCCTGCCGGAGAGCCGGTCAGGTCAAGCGAAATACCGAACGCTTTCGGAATGAAGAAACCACCAATCGCGCCAATGGCAGAGATAAAGCCCAGTGCCGCTGCGGTATCGGTCGCGGCTTCGCGCATGGCCTGTGCTTCGTTGCCGCCCTGCGCTTTTACGCGGTCCATCGTCAGCTTACGGAAGATAATCGAGATCATCTGGAAGGTAGAGGCACTACCCAGCCCGGCCGTCAGGAACAGCACCATAAACACGCCGAAGAACGCGGTAAAGTTTCCGCCCTGGCCGTTGGTTGGCAGCGTCAGGAACAGCAGCGCACAGAAGATAGCCATCACCACAAAGTTCACCAGCGTCACACGCGTTCCGCCCAGACGGTCAGAAATCATCCCACCAGTAGAACGGGCCAGCGCACCAATGAACGGACCAAAGAACGCATAGTGAAGGATCTGCAATTCCGGGAACTGCGTTTTTGACAGCATCGCGAAGCCTGCGGAGAAACCGATAAAGGATCCGAAAGTGGCAAGGTATAACAGCGCCATCACCCAGAGGTGTCCGCGTTTCAGCACCGGCAGCTGCTCGCTGAGGGAAGCTTTCGAGGCCGACAGGTCATTCATAAAGAACCAGGCCGCCAGCGTTAATACCACCAGGAATGGCACCCAAATCCACGCCGCGTTCTGAAGGTACAACAAAGAGCCATCCGGTTGCTGCGCACCCGTACCACCAAAGGCAGCAAAGACAGAAACAGAGATAACCAGCGGTGCAATCAGCTGCATCACGCTCACGCCCATATTCCCCAGACCGCCGTTAATACCCAGCGCACCGCCCTGTTTCGCTTTCGGGAAGAAGAAACTGATGTTGGCCATGCTTGAGGCGAAGTTTGCGCCAGCAAAACCGCACAGCAGAGAAATAATCACGAACACACTGAACGGTGTAGAGGTATCCTGCACGGCAAAACCGAGCCACACGCAAGGCACTATCATGATGCCGGTACTGAACGCCGTCCAGCGGCGACCGCCAAACAGGGGAACCATAAACGCGTAAGGAACACGCAGTAATGCGCCCGACAGCGCTGGCAGCGCCGTCAGCATAAACAGCTGATCGGTGGTAAATTTGAACCCGACTTTCGGCAGGTTCACCGCCACCGCACTAAACAACATCCATACGCAAAACGCTAACAACAGGCACGGAACGGAAATCCACAGATTACGACTTGCTACACGGTGGCCGCGTTGTTCCCAGAACGCCGGATCTTCCGGACGCCATTCTGTAATTACGGCACCATTATCCCTTTCGGGGGCGGATGAGTGACTCATAGACACCTCTGATTCTCGAATGATGCTGCAAA encodes:
- a CDS encoding NarK family nitrate/nitrite MFS transporter encodes the protein MSHSSAPERDNGAVITEWRPEDPAFWEQRGHRVASRNLWISVPCLLLAFCVWMLFSAVAVNLPKVGFKFTTDQLFMLTALPALSGALLRVPYAFMVPLFGGRRWTAFSTGIMIVPCVWLGFAVQDTSTPFSVFVIISLLCGFAGANFASSMANISFFFPKAKQGGALGINGGLGNMGVSVMQLIAPLVISVSVFAAFGGTGAQQPDGSLLYLQNAAWIWVPFLVVLTLAAWFFMNDLSASKASLSEQLPVLKRGHLWVMALLYLATFGSFIGFSAGFAMLSKTQFPELQILHYAFFGPFIGALARSTGGMISDRLGGTRVTLVNFVVMAIFCALLFLTLPTNGQGGNFTAFFGVFMVLFLTAGLGSASTFQMISIIFRKLTMDRVKAQGGNEAQAMREAATDTAAALGFISAIGAIGGFFIPKAFGISLDLTGSPAGAMKVFLVFYIACVVITWLVYGRNTKKNK